The Methanocella arvoryzae MRE50 genome includes a region encoding these proteins:
- a CDS encoding DUF2085 domain-containing protein: MANVKRLIFDVIVGAYVIIALSIFLPWVLLSIAPHNGTFLAICDFLGWFYSYMCHQLPFRTLYFNDIRMPVCARDTSIYLATALGLLFFRLKGYGTKEFKMNYVLLVLLFLPTALDGFTQLFGFRESTNLLRLIAGFPFGLGYAYLIVWALPLIYVLIDLILAAKNNGDTDSVIKRIKNMVWPFK; encoded by the coding sequence ATGGCCAACGTTAAGCGGCTAATCTTCGACGTCATTGTCGGGGCGTACGTGATCATAGCCTTATCGATCTTCTTACCGTGGGTGCTCCTGTCCATAGCACCACATAACGGCACCTTCCTGGCCATCTGCGACTTCCTCGGATGGTTCTACTCATACATGTGCCACCAGCTGCCCTTCCGCACGCTCTATTTCAACGACATCAGGATGCCGGTTTGCGCCAGGGACACTTCGATATACCTCGCCACCGCCCTCGGCCTCCTGTTCTTCCGGCTGAAAGGCTACGGCACGAAGGAGTTCAAGATGAACTACGTGCTGCTCGTCCTGCTGTTTTTACCCACAGCGCTGGACGGGTTCACCCAGCTCTTCGGCTTCCGGGAGAGCACCAACCTCCTAAGGCTCATCGCCGGCTTCCCATTCGGGTTAGGCTACGCATACCTCATCGTCTGGGCACTACCGCTTATCTACGTGCTCATCGACCTGATCCTGGCGGCCAAAAACAACGGGGATACCGACTCGGTGATCAAGCGCATTAAGAACATGGTCTGGCCCTTTAAATGA
- a CDS encoding hydrogenase 3 maturation endopeptidase HyCI — MAEDLVEALKARLKGIPADRIVFVGVGNRFRGDDAAGPLVIDLLAEKVPHAIDAGSAPENITGAIKKLKPKAIVIIDALIFKDAPPGSAFIVESEEIAQRGFSHTLSLDFVMDYLREDTGADVFLIGVQPGYLGDTEGLSPGMREALEKIATTILDAIA, encoded by the coding sequence ATGGCAGAAGACCTTGTCGAAGCCCTGAAAGCCCGCCTTAAAGGCATTCCTGCAGACCGGATCGTCTTTGTGGGAGTCGGCAACAGGTTCCGGGGCGACGACGCCGCCGGGCCGCTGGTCATTGATCTGCTGGCTGAAAAGGTGCCTCACGCCATCGACGCAGGCAGCGCCCCTGAAAACATCACGGGAGCGATCAAGAAGCTGAAGCCGAAGGCCATAGTCATCATCGACGCGCTGATTTTCAAGGACGCCCCGCCCGGCAGCGCCTTCATCGTGGAAAGCGAAGAGATCGCCCAGAGAGGGTTTTCACATACGCTGTCGCTGGACTTCGTAATGGACTATCTGCGAGAGGATACCGGGGCGGACGTATTCTTAATCGGCGTGCAGCCCGGATACCTCGGGGACACGGAAGGCTTATCGCCCGGCATGCGGGAAGCATTAGAAAAGATCGCAACTACAATACTTGATGCGATAGCGTAG
- a CDS encoding complex I subunit 5 family protein, producing the protein MNDYLALAPVILPVIGALIALAAYRFYKKAFEAFVIVYSVFLFTINLGYLLLLHQGMKPLSYGPLTLDASGMLISTVVCFLGTLVMFYSFAYKRRPQYDSTYFAAYLMMMGFMSGLACSSNVVIMLIFLEASTVISAVLVLFGRTKRSIQAATVYLTISIFEVLLVMYGAFILYNHTGSFDVLTSMSLIPDSDKFLLALLFLFGFGTKAGLLPLGLIWLPPAHSEAPPPISATMSGILISASVIAMIRAVYPFYGSSGFDTLMLIVVGFGALNLIVGMIMALFQEDLKRVLAYSSISQMGYIIMGLGLATTLGAYGALFHITNHMLFKGALFLISGALILGVNTRQLHKMGGLWKRMPITAICFAIAGLAMAGLPFLNGAVSKGAIEEATMEAAHLWWGYEWFAYLQILGSIVTFAYLFRAFYLIFLGKEKPGFEKSSDPPLYMLLPILIMVALCVILGLFPGLVEGLIQMAAASLLHTGV; encoded by the coding sequence ATGAACGACTATCTTGCTCTCGCACCTGTCATCCTGCCGGTGATCGGCGCCCTGATCGCGCTCGCAGCCTACCGGTTTTATAAAAAGGCCTTCGAAGCCTTCGTTATTGTATACTCCGTCTTCCTGTTCACCATCAACCTGGGCTACCTGCTCCTGCTACACCAGGGCATGAAACCGCTGTCGTACGGGCCGCTAACGCTGGACGCCTCAGGCATGCTGATCAGCACCGTCGTCTGCTTCCTGGGCACCCTGGTCATGTTTTACTCCTTCGCCTACAAACGAAGGCCTCAGTATGACAGCACCTACTTTGCCGCCTACCTGATGATGATGGGCTTCATGAGCGGGCTCGCCTGTTCGAGCAATGTCGTGATCATGCTCATCTTCCTCGAGGCCTCGACCGTCATCAGCGCCGTGCTCGTCCTCTTCGGGAGAACCAAACGCTCGATCCAGGCCGCCACCGTCTACCTGACCATCAGCATCTTCGAAGTGCTCTTAGTCATGTACGGCGCTTTCATCCTCTACAATCACACCGGCTCCTTCGACGTGCTGACCAGCATGTCACTAATCCCCGACAGTGACAAGTTCCTGCTCGCGCTGCTGTTCCTGTTCGGGTTCGGCACTAAGGCAGGCCTGCTGCCTCTCGGCCTGATCTGGCTGCCTCCCGCTCACTCGGAAGCCCCTCCGCCGATCAGCGCCACCATGTCGGGCATCCTCATCAGCGCCAGCGTCATCGCCATGATACGGGCCGTCTACCCGTTCTACGGGTCCTCCGGCTTCGACACCCTCATGCTCATCGTGGTGGGCTTCGGCGCCCTCAACCTGATCGTCGGCATGATCATGGCCCTGTTCCAGGAAGACCTGAAACGGGTGCTCGCATACTCCAGCATCAGCCAGATGGGCTACATCATCATGGGCCTCGGCCTGGCGACCACTCTGGGAGCCTACGGTGCCCTGTTCCACATCACCAACCACATGCTGTTCAAAGGCGCCCTGTTCCTGATCTCCGGAGCCCTCATCCTCGGCGTCAATACTCGCCAGCTGCACAAGATGGGTGGCTTGTGGAAGCGCATGCCTATCACGGCCATCTGCTTTGCGATCGCAGGACTCGCCATGGCCGGCCTGCCCTTCCTGAACGGGGCTGTCAGCAAAGGGGCCATAGAAGAGGCGACGATGGAAGCGGCACATCTCTGGTGGGGCTACGAGTGGTTCGCCTACCTGCAGATACTGGGCAGCATAGTGACCTTCGCCTACCTGTTCAGGGCCTTCTACCTGATCTTCCTGGGCAAGGAGAAGCCGGGATTCGAGAAATCCTCCGACCCTCCCCTGTACATGCTCCTCCCCATCCTGATCATGGTGGCGCTCTGCGTAATTCTGGGCCTGTTCCCCGGACTCGTAGAGGGCTTAATCCAGATGGCGGCCGCCTCGCTGCTGCATACGGGTGTATGA
- a CDS encoding tetratricopeptide repeat protein, which translates to MSAEPANERQTKKAPGAGEILSKALELVSAGKLQDSLALFDRAIEADPEYAESHNCKGLVLVELGRLEEAFGCLEAAVTLCPGNPKYWYSKSLLFRRLGMYEDEGQACLKAIKADQKYTMAWYGRARALAALGETQEAIACLEKSIELEPFNADMWQYRGACECSMGDFDRAIRSFDRAIEINPDHGKAWCGKAEVLASMGDMTGSLRCYDRASAVAPSLPDAWLGKGRLMLLSEKYEEAAGAFRKAAEIAPDLSDAWLYQGWAQEMQERAEEAIEAYSKAIELNPGNHMAWYMKGVLLGRMEKYDAAVECFDAAIEIYPDYVEAWYRKGLLLGMAGRREEAAACISKAVELDPEIFERIRQEMDNEA; encoded by the coding sequence ATGTCAGCGGAGCCCGCGAACGAACGACAGACGAAGAAAGCCCCGGGTGCAGGGGAGATCCTGAGCAAGGCACTGGAGCTGGTCAGCGCCGGTAAGCTGCAGGACTCTCTGGCGCTGTTCGACAGAGCGATCGAGGCAGACCCGGAGTACGCGGAGTCCCACAACTGCAAAGGCCTCGTGCTCGTGGAGCTGGGGCGGCTCGAGGAGGCTTTCGGGTGCCTGGAGGCTGCGGTCACGCTGTGTCCCGGAAACCCGAAGTACTGGTACAGTAAAAGCCTCCTGTTCAGGAGGCTGGGCATGTACGAGGACGAGGGACAGGCCTGCCTCAAGGCCATTAAAGCCGATCAGAAGTACACGATGGCCTGGTACGGGAGGGCCCGGGCGCTGGCGGCGCTGGGCGAAACCCAGGAGGCCATCGCGTGCCTCGAGAAAAGCATCGAGCTGGAGCCGTTCAACGCGGACATGTGGCAGTACCGGGGCGCCTGCGAGTGCTCCATGGGCGACTTCGACAGGGCGATCCGCTCCTTCGACCGGGCTATCGAGATCAACCCCGACCATGGCAAAGCCTGGTGCGGCAAAGCCGAAGTGCTGGCCAGCATGGGGGACATGACAGGATCGCTGCGGTGCTACGACCGGGCGTCGGCCGTGGCGCCTTCGCTGCCCGACGCGTGGCTGGGGAAAGGCCGCCTGATGCTGCTGTCGGAAAAGTACGAGGAGGCCGCGGGAGCCTTCCGCAAAGCGGCGGAGATAGCGCCCGACCTGTCCGATGCCTGGCTATACCAGGGCTGGGCACAGGAGATGCAGGAGCGGGCCGAAGAAGCGATCGAGGCTTATTCTAAGGCGATAGAGCTCAATCCCGGGAACCATATGGCCTGGTATATGAAAGGCGTACTGCTGGGCAGGATGGAAAAATACGATGCCGCCGTGGAATGCTTTGACGCGGCGATTGAAATATATCCGGATTACGTCGAGGCATGGTACAGGAAAGGGCTGCTGCTGGGCATGGCAGGGCGCCGGGAAGAGGCGGCCGCGTGTATCTCTAAGGCTGTAGAGCTGGACCCGGAGATTTTCGAGAGGATCAGGCAGGAAATGGATAACGAGGCCTGA
- a CDS encoding AI-2E family transporter has product MAGLISKVFKAKWLLLGIALVLLLVWILRPFLDVFVYGIFVYYITRPIKQWLSRYIKNEGILVSVSLLMLALPLIILIAYTLLVGMSQLMAVVNSYGLTAALPSGPLTNMTTSFSQLHSNLTSGNFTLESVTDITRQDWYKTISGYSGNLPLLQAIAFSTGSTIVDIAFKLFIIFLVGFYMLKEDAHMQRWFAGTFPKLMDEHNRLLPRYASAVDADLQKLFFGNLLSIVFFAIIAAVVFEGLSIFAPVPSLQIPSPILLGILCGVSALIPIVGMWLVAGPLFLYLLISSLIAGTLFTHFGYFLFMVLAIFVFVLTIPSFVIQPFMARGQVHSGLLMFAYVLGPLVFGISGLFLGAIVLVLVTHYFGIVVPEMAAEGQESHDFDL; this is encoded by the coding sequence GTGGCAGGCTTAATCTCCAAGGTATTCAAGGCCAAATGGCTGCTTCTGGGCATAGCGCTCGTTTTGCTCCTGGTATGGATCCTGCGGCCGTTCCTCGACGTGTTCGTCTACGGCATCTTTGTATACTACATTACCCGGCCAATCAAGCAGTGGCTGAGCCGGTACATAAAGAACGAGGGCATTCTGGTCAGCGTAAGCCTGCTCATGCTGGCGCTGCCCCTGATCATCCTCATCGCCTACACGCTGCTGGTGGGCATGTCCCAGCTGATGGCGGTGGTCAACAGCTACGGGCTGACGGCGGCGCTGCCCTCCGGGCCGCTGACCAACATGACCACGTCGTTTTCCCAGCTGCACAGCAACTTGACCAGCGGCAACTTCACGCTGGAGAGCGTCACGGACATCACCAGGCAGGACTGGTATAAGACGATATCCGGGTACTCCGGTAACCTGCCTCTGCTACAGGCGATCGCTTTTTCCACCGGGAGCACGATCGTAGACATCGCATTCAAGCTGTTCATCATCTTCCTCGTGGGCTTCTACATGCTCAAGGAAGATGCCCACATGCAGCGGTGGTTTGCCGGCACCTTCCCGAAGCTCATGGACGAGCATAACAGGCTGCTGCCCCGGTACGCCAGCGCCGTGGACGCCGACTTGCAGAAGCTGTTCTTCGGCAACCTGCTCAGCATCGTCTTCTTCGCCATCATAGCGGCAGTCGTCTTCGAGGGGCTGAGCATCTTCGCCCCGGTGCCGTCGCTCCAGATCCCCTCCCCCATCCTGCTCGGAATACTGTGCGGCGTTTCTGCGCTCATACCCATCGTGGGCATGTGGCTGGTGGCAGGCCCGCTGTTCTTGTACCTGTTGATCAGCAGCCTGATAGCGGGCACTTTGTTCACCCACTTCGGGTACTTCCTGTTCATGGTCCTCGCCATCTTCGTGTTCGTCCTGACCATCCCGTCTTTCGTGATCCAGCCATTCATGGCTAGAGGCCAGGTACACTCCGGCCTGCTCATGTTCGCGTATGTTCTCGGCCCCCTCGTCTTCGGCATCTCGGGGCTGTTCCTCGGCGCCATCGTCCTCGTCCTCGTCACCCACTACTTCGGCATCGTAGTCCCCGAGATGGCGGCGGAAGGCCAGGAAAGCCACGATTTCGACCTGTGA
- a CDS encoding OmpL47-type beta-barrel domain-containing protein, translating to MVAVAIALLVSLMPATLAADKADNKAPTSWVVDEDEYGNNWHDSTVSIHIKAKDDKNVDYIMYSINGAPYIKKKGDSATFDISSEGINILKYYAVDKAGNVESTNTLQVRIDRSAPITTASSSGTGGVDGWFRSDVVITLTANDGAGSGVDYIRYKKSDGSWKKVNGNTASFSVTGQGVHTIKYYSVDNVGREEEEKTLTVKIDTGKPTISVSPKPSAGWYTSKPTFTFTFADDRSGVYQHSPATVTQGDTTGTEILAWVTDKAGNREEKKFTVKVDTTAPSISGAPDRAPNAQGWYKAPVTVTFTASDATSGIATVNPASTTLSGEGAGQSASSTATDKVGHTATATVRNINIDMTAPVTTHSLSGTIGSDGWYTSDVTMTLSASDGLSGVKGIEYSTDGTTWTAYTAPVTFSAEGVTTVYYRSIDNADNLEANKSVTFKSDKTQPSTTLTLSRPADSRKWYNAPVDISFTAEDATSDVKTIYYQLVVNGVAGSWMTYTPGTSVNIASEGNTSVKYYSVDNAGNEEDKKSKVIRIDTVKPTISVSPAPSASWYTGYPAFHFTFEDSTSGVFQHSASDVTVSTDSTGYEVVATATDRAGNSEEMRFTVKVDTTAPTISGTPDRAPNAHGWYKAPVTVTFTAADATSTVASISPESRTFSDEGADQSVTSTATDVAGNTATATVDNINIDMTAPATGYRLSGTTGSDGWYRGDVTMILSASDGLSRVKGTEYSTDGTTWTAYTAPVVFSVEGATTVYYRSIDNADNVEEARSVTFNIDKTAPVSSASLVGIVGNNAWYVSDVVVTLSAMDAGSAGLRAIEYSLDNGVTWTTYTAPVTVSADGVTTVEYRSVDNAGNVETAKQFSFKVDKTAPELSGKLDGPRSSLGWFEGDAALTVTSSDLTSGLSSVMYSIDGSEWKVYTGPVTVPYGGSHYVYYGAIDNAGNTKNGSSFAYFPPGTIQYVWSIISPTATPTPTPTPTVTPTPEITPTPEVTPTPEITPTPTVTATPEPTTTAQTQPGDNLWMYALFLAVLVLGGLGAYYFGIRK from the coding sequence GTGGTAGCTGTAGCTATCGCACTATTGGTATCGCTGATGCCGGCCACACTTGCGGCAGACAAGGCAGACAACAAAGCGCCCACTTCCTGGGTCGTAGATGAAGATGAGTATGGGAACAACTGGCATGACAGTACTGTCAGTATTCACATAAAAGCAAAGGATGACAAAAATGTCGATTATATCATGTACAGCATCAATGGAGCGCCGTACATCAAAAAGAAGGGCGATTCGGCCACGTTCGACATAAGCTCAGAAGGCATTAACATCCTGAAATACTACGCGGTAGATAAGGCAGGTAATGTTGAAAGCACTAACACTTTGCAGGTGAGGATCGACCGCTCTGCACCGATCACGACTGCTTCATCATCGGGCACAGGCGGCGTTGACGGCTGGTTCAGAAGCGATGTTGTTATTACACTGACCGCAAATGATGGCGCCGGATCCGGCGTCGATTACATCCGCTATAAGAAGAGCGATGGCAGCTGGAAGAAAGTAAATGGAAACACCGCCAGCTTTTCGGTAACGGGCCAGGGTGTCCACACGATAAAATATTACTCTGTGGACAATGTGGGCAGGGAAGAAGAGGAGAAGACTCTGACAGTCAAGATTGATACCGGCAAGCCGACCATATCGGTCAGCCCGAAACCATCTGCCGGCTGGTACACCAGCAAGCCCACCTTCACTTTCACCTTTGCTGACGACCGCTCCGGCGTTTACCAGCACTCGCCTGCCACTGTAACGCAGGGTGACACCACCGGCACTGAGATCCTGGCATGGGTTACAGACAAGGCAGGCAACAGGGAGGAGAAGAAGTTCACCGTTAAAGTAGATACGACCGCCCCATCCATCTCCGGCGCCCCGGACCGTGCGCCTAACGCTCAGGGCTGGTACAAGGCCCCGGTGACCGTAACCTTCACCGCTTCGGACGCTACCTCTGGCATTGCCACGGTCAATCCGGCAAGCACAACCCTGTCGGGCGAGGGGGCCGGCCAGTCGGCTTCGAGCACCGCTACGGATAAAGTGGGCCACACCGCGACAGCCACAGTTAGAAATATTAATATCGACATGACCGCACCGGTCACCACTCACAGCCTCTCCGGAACCATCGGCAGCGACGGCTGGTACACCAGTGACGTGACCATGACCCTGTCGGCAAGCGACGGGCTCTCAGGCGTCAAGGGTATTGAGTATAGTACCGACGGCACCACCTGGACCGCGTACACTGCGCCTGTGACGTTCTCCGCGGAGGGCGTAACCACGGTGTACTACCGCTCTATCGATAACGCCGATAATCTCGAAGCGAACAAATCGGTGACCTTCAAGTCAGACAAGACTCAGCCTTCGACCACTCTGACGCTGTCCAGGCCCGCTGACAGCAGGAAATGGTACAACGCCCCTGTGGACATATCGTTCACGGCAGAGGACGCAACCTCTGACGTAAAGACCATATACTACCAGCTTGTCGTCAATGGCGTAGCTGGAAGCTGGATGACCTACACCCCGGGCACCTCCGTGAACATAGCTTCGGAAGGCAACACTTCTGTAAAGTACTATTCGGTGGACAATGCGGGTAATGAGGAAGATAAGAAGAGCAAGGTTATCCGGATCGATACCGTAAAGCCGACGATCAGCGTGAGCCCGGCTCCGTCTGCAAGCTGGTACACTGGTTACCCGGCGTTCCATTTCACCTTCGAGGATAGCACCTCGGGCGTCTTCCAGCATTCGGCTTCCGACGTAACCGTGAGCACTGACTCGACCGGGTACGAAGTTGTCGCCACTGCAACTGACAGGGCGGGCAACTCCGAAGAGATGAGGTTCACCGTCAAGGTAGACACGACTGCTCCAACCATCTCCGGCACCCCGGACCGCGCTCCGAACGCTCATGGATGGTACAAAGCCCCGGTAACTGTGACCTTCACCGCTGCCGATGCGACCTCCACGGTTGCCTCGATCAGCCCCGAAAGCAGGACTTTCAGCGACGAGGGAGCAGACCAGTCAGTAACCAGCACTGCGACAGACGTTGCAGGCAACACTGCCACGGCCACTGTCGACAACATCAACATCGACATGACTGCACCCGCAACCGGCTACCGCCTCTCGGGCACCACCGGCAGCGACGGCTGGTACAGGGGCGACGTGACTATGATTCTGTCGGCAAGCGACGGGCTCTCGAGAGTCAAGGGTACTGAGTACAGCACCGACGGCACCACCTGGACGGCATACACCGCGCCGGTAGTATTCTCTGTGGAGGGCGCGACCACGGTATACTACCGCTCTATCGATAATGCTGACAACGTCGAAGAGGCCAGGTCGGTTACCTTTAACATTGACAAGACTGCCCCGGTCTCGAGCGCGTCTCTGGTCGGCATAGTGGGCAACAACGCGTGGTACGTGTCTGACGTGGTAGTGACCTTGTCGGCCATGGATGCCGGCTCCGCCGGTCTAAGGGCTATCGAGTACAGCCTTGACAATGGCGTAACCTGGACAACGTACACCGCCCCTGTGACCGTATCGGCTGACGGCGTGACCACCGTTGAGTACAGATCGGTGGACAACGCGGGTAACGTGGAAACCGCGAAGCAGTTCAGCTTCAAGGTAGACAAGACAGCGCCTGAGCTGTCCGGCAAACTGGACGGCCCCAGGAGCAGCCTCGGCTGGTTCGAAGGGGACGCGGCCCTGACGGTCACCTCCAGTGATCTGACCTCAGGCCTCAGCAGCGTGATGTACAGCATCGACGGGTCTGAGTGGAAGGTCTACACCGGACCGGTGACTGTTCCGTACGGTGGCTCGCACTACGTGTACTATGGCGCCATTGATAACGCGGGTAACACGAAGAACGGCTCCAGCTTCGCCTACTTCCCGCCTGGCACCATCCAGTACGTGTGGAGCATAATCTCCCCGACCGCGACGCCAACTCCTACCCCGACGCCGACGGTAACTCCGACTCCGGAGATTACTCCGACGCCGGAAGTTACCCCGACCCCGGAGATCACTCCGACACCGACGGTTACGGCCACCCCGGAGCCGACGACCACGGCACAGACCCAGCCGGGCGACAACTTGTGGATGTACGCCCTGTTCCTCGCGGTGTTAGTACTGGGCGGCCTGGGAGCCTACTACTTCGGAATAAGGAAGTAA
- a CDS encoding acylphosphatase, producing the protein MKAVDVLISGRVQKVGYRAFTRKNALLLGIKGYVENMPDGKVHAVLEGDDHQIDKLLELLRQGPVVSQVRDIKVTEIERAGHQGFEVR; encoded by the coding sequence ATGAAAGCGGTAGACGTGCTGATCTCCGGCCGGGTCCAGAAGGTCGGCTACAGGGCTTTTACCAGAAAGAACGCGCTTTTGCTCGGCATCAAGGGCTACGTCGAAAATATGCCTGACGGTAAGGTGCACGCGGTCCTCGAAGGCGACGATCACCAGATCGACAAGCTGCTGGAACTGCTCCGGCAGGGGCCGGTCGTATCCCAGGTCAGGGACATAAAGGTGACGGAGATAGAGAGAGCGGGGCACCAGGGCTTTGAAGTCAGGTGA
- a CDS encoding type II glyceraldehyde-3-phosphate dehydrogenase, with the protein MADKIKVALNGYGTIGKRVADAVMRQDDMTLVGIAKTKPDYEAYVAAKKGYAIYAVDPAKAESKFKAAGLSIAGSNEEMIKKADIIVDCAPEGIGEENKKLYEKLNKPAIFQGGEEHEVAGTSFNAAANYDQAIGKQFVRVVSCNTTGLCRLLYALDKAYGIKKVRATMMRRGGDPNDIKRGPINAIVPDPIHLPSHHGPDVNTVLPHIKIDTVAVKLPTTLMHMHYVNMNLNKTPSREDVIATLKQYPRIWLIPPWLNIKSTADVIEFGRELGRPRNDMMENVIWEESVSVDKEGELNLFQAIHQESDVIPENIDCIRAMTGIEKDGAKSMEKTNKTLGLGSFNPWKLSL; encoded by the coding sequence ATGGCAGACAAGATCAAAGTCGCGCTCAACGGTTATGGTACGATTGGAAAACGTGTTGCAGACGCAGTCATGCGCCAGGATGACATGACACTGGTAGGAATCGCCAAGACTAAGCCGGACTATGAGGCGTACGTCGCCGCTAAGAAGGGCTATGCTATTTACGCCGTAGACCCTGCAAAGGCCGAATCTAAGTTCAAGGCCGCTGGCTTATCCATCGCGGGCTCTAATGAAGAGATGATCAAGAAGGCGGACATCATCGTGGACTGCGCTCCGGAAGGCATCGGCGAGGAGAACAAGAAGCTGTACGAGAAGCTCAACAAGCCCGCCATTTTCCAGGGCGGCGAAGAGCACGAGGTCGCCGGCACGTCCTTCAACGCGGCGGCGAACTACGACCAGGCGATCGGCAAGCAGTTCGTCCGGGTCGTATCTTGCAACACCACCGGCCTCTGCCGTCTCCTGTATGCACTGGACAAGGCCTACGGCATCAAGAAGGTCAGGGCGACCATGATGCGCCGGGGCGGCGACCCGAACGACATCAAGAGAGGGCCTATCAACGCCATCGTGCCCGACCCGATCCACCTCCCGTCCCACCACGGGCCGGACGTGAATACGGTGCTCCCGCACATCAAGATCGACACGGTAGCCGTCAAGCTGCCGACGACTCTGATGCACATGCACTACGTCAACATGAACCTGAACAAGACGCCGTCCAGAGAAGACGTGATCGCCACGCTGAAGCAGTACCCGAGAATCTGGCTCATACCGCCCTGGCTGAACATCAAGTCCACCGCCGACGTCATCGAGTTCGGCCGTGAACTGGGCAGGCCCAGGAACGACATGATGGAGAACGTCATATGGGAAGAGTCAGTCTCTGTGGATAAGGAAGGCGAGCTTAACCTGTTCCAGGCCATCCACCAGGAGTCCGACGTCATTCCGGAGAACATCGACTGCATCAGGGCAATGACCGGCATCGAGAAGGACGGCGCGAAGTCCATGGAGAAGACCAACAAGACGCTTGGCCTCGGCAGCTTCAACCCGTGGAAGCTGAGCCTGTAA
- the ilvE gene encoding branched-chain-amino-acid transaminase, with amino-acid sequence MTEYIYIDGRFYDKENARISVFDHGLLYGDGVFEGIRAYNGRVFKLDEHVDRLYDGAKAIMLTPTLSKDEMKQAILETLRKNELKDAYIRPIITRGMGDLGLDPRKCAKSSVIIIAVTWGAMYGDLYEKGLTAVSVSVRRNASEALPTNIKSLNYLNNILAKIEANEKGGDEAIIFDVRGNVAEGSGDNIFVIKGGKIYTPFIQQNLNGITRASVLELCDKYRIPLVEQNLGYFDLYTADEVFVTGTAAEIGPITKIDGRIIGDGKPGPITRKLMKAYTELTKTTGTPIY; translated from the coding sequence ATGACCGAGTATATCTACATCGACGGCAGGTTCTACGACAAGGAGAACGCCAGGATATCGGTTTTCGATCATGGCCTTTTATACGGTGACGGTGTCTTCGAAGGGATCAGAGCGTACAACGGCAGGGTGTTCAAGCTCGATGAGCACGTGGACCGCCTGTACGACGGCGCTAAGGCGATCATGCTCACACCCACGCTCTCCAAGGACGAGATGAAGCAGGCTATCCTGGAAACGCTGAGAAAGAACGAACTTAAGGACGCATACATTCGCCCTATCATCACCCGGGGCATGGGCGACCTGGGCCTCGACCCCAGAAAGTGTGCTAAGTCCAGCGTCATCATCATCGCGGTCACCTGGGGCGCCATGTACGGCGACCTGTACGAGAAGGGCCTGACCGCCGTGTCCGTATCTGTCAGGCGCAATGCTTCCGAGGCACTGCCGACTAACATCAAGTCGCTGAACTACCTGAACAACATTCTCGCCAAGATCGAGGCCAACGAGAAGGGCGGCGACGAGGCGATCATCTTCGACGTCCGGGGCAACGTGGCCGAGGGCTCGGGCGACAACATCTTCGTCATCAAGGGCGGGAAAATCTACACTCCCTTCATCCAGCAGAACCTGAACGGCATCACCAGGGCCAGCGTTCTGGAGCTTTGCGACAAGTACCGGATTCCGCTTGTCGAGCAGAACCTGGGCTACTTTGACCTGTATACCGCAGACGAGGTCTTCGTCACCGGCACTGCCGCTGAAATCGGCCCCATCACGAAGATCGACGGCCGCATCATCGGCGACGGCAAGCCGGGCCCGATCACCAGAAAGCTTATGAAGGCTTACACAGAGCTTACGAAGACTACCGGAACGCCCATCTATTAG
- a CDS encoding DUF2085 domain-containing protein: protein MKAEDKIVDFVMVLAKHWLLILTALVLLFVIPIVGYPYLMATGNPILQSIAHIIFVLYTITCHQLPERSLFLFGYQMTVCSRCFAIYAAFLAGCISFAFIRKRLKIWSLKYFVILCIPMAIDGFAQLFGVPLPRGIGPGFELIWMVESTSEWRIVTGAIFGLASALYVLPYLEEIFSSAPYVPPTNAGQQQQQQPAGPDNTAK, encoded by the coding sequence ATGAAGGCGGAAGATAAGATTGTCGATTTCGTGATGGTATTAGCGAAACACTGGCTGCTAATATTAACAGCGCTTGTCCTGCTCTTCGTCATACCCATCGTAGGCTACCCCTACCTGATGGCCACAGGCAACCCGATTCTACAGTCGATCGCCCACATCATATTCGTCCTATACACGATCACCTGCCACCAGCTGCCCGAAAGGTCACTGTTCTTGTTCGGCTACCAGATGACCGTGTGCTCCAGGTGCTTCGCCATCTACGCCGCGTTCCTCGCCGGCTGCATATCCTTCGCGTTCATTAGAAAGCGGCTCAAGATCTGGAGCTTGAAATATTTCGTCATCCTGTGCATACCCATGGCCATAGACGGCTTCGCCCAGCTGTTCGGCGTACCCCTCCCCAGAGGCATCGGGCCCGGCTTCGAGCTCATCTGGATGGTGGAGAGCACCAGTGAGTGGAGAATTGTCACCGGCGCCATCTTCGGCCTCGCCAGCGCCCTCTACGTACTGCCGTACCTCGAAGAAATATTCAGCAGCGCCCCCTACGTACCCCCGACAAATGCGGGGCAGCAACAACAGCAGCAGCCGGCCGGCCCCGATAACACCGCCAAGTGA